AGATGATCTAGAACATACAGAAATGTGCGTTTTTTATTGTTCGTCGTGATACCAAAACCGCCAATTTCTCGCTGATATGATAGAGATCTGATTGTACCGAACAGAATCAGTCCTCCGATTGCGCGCACGATCACTGTTAGCTCTCGCGGTCGCCGCTCTGAATATTTCAGTGACCGTCGAATTAAAATAATAATGAGATCAATAATACTTTTTACAATTTTGTGTTTTCCCGTCGGATCACTGGCCCAGTCGGTCAGTGAGCTTTACCTTGCCGCACCCGCCGATGCGATCAGTGTCCCCGCAGTACAGCGAGCGGCCAACTCCTCGTCCGAGGGCGATCTGCTGCGATTTCGCGTCAATGACACGACAAGCGGCGAGATGAAGCTCATTTCCCGCTCGGGATCGAAAATGCTGGTCGGGATCTCGACGTACGATTGCGATGCGAGCGATCTGCAGTTTTGGGCGGTTAAAGGCGGCAAATGGATCAAAACCACTCCGGCAGTTATCAAGCCACTGGGCAAGAAAGACATCGTTGCCATACTTAGCACCTCGCCGGCGACGGTTAGCGAACTTGGCAAAGAGATCGGTATTCCTTTCTACTACACCTTCGAAATCGCTACGGACCATCTCAAACTCATCGCCCGCAAGCAAACGGGCTGCGATGTCGCCGGAACGGTCTATAACTACAGTTTTGACGGCAAGCGGTACAAGATCCAAAAATAGTTTCTCAACTAAGTTTGCGCTCCGACCGCTGAATTGTTTGACAGGCCGCCTGCCATTGTCTGAATATTGACGTATGCTCAATCAATTCAGTTTTCATTTGCCGGCATCGATCGAAACCAAATTTCAGTCCACGATCCGCGAATGGTCCGACGCGGGCAGCGTTGCAAGAATCTGGAACAAAGACGCGACTCTGTGGACCGGCACCGACGAAGCGGTGTGGTTGGACTGGCTCGAGATAGTCGAGGCCGAACTGGGAAATGCTGAACGGTATCGTAGCCTAGCCGCGGAGATCAGCGATGCCGGATTTGAAAGCGTCCTGCTGATGGGAATGGGCGGTTCGTCGCTGTGCCCGGAGGTTTTGGCGATGACCTTTGGCAAGCACAATTTCCACATCCTCGATTCGACCGTACCGGCACAGATCGCCGCGGTCGAAAGCAAACTCGACAATTCAAAAACGCTCTTCATCGTTGCGAGTAAATCCGGATCGACGCTCGAGCCGAATTGCTTCAAGCAGTACTTTTTTGACCGTGTGTCTCAGCTAGTCGGAGCAGAAAACGCGGGAAAACAGTTTATCGCCATCACCGATCCGGGTTCGAAGATGGAACAGGTCGCCCAGACCGACGGATTTAGGCATATCTTTTATGGCAAACCGCAGATCGGCGGTCGTTTCTCCGCCCTTTCCGCATTTGGGATGACCGCTGCGGCGGCGATGGGCATCGATGTCGAACAGTTTTTGCAAAGTACGATGCCGATGGTCGATGCGTGCAGGTCAAATGACCCGAACCAAAATCCCGGCGCCGCCTTGGGCATAATGCTTGGCGTCTGCCACGCTGCGGGCCGCGACAAACTCACGATCTTTACAACACCGGAGATACACGACCTCGGTGCCTGGATGGAGCAGTTGGTCGCCGAATCGACGGGCAAGATCGGTGTCGCCATAATTCCCGTTGATCGCGAAAAGCCGCAGGCCGCCGCCCTTTACGGGTCTGATCGTATCTTTGCATTTCTAAGCGTTGCGGGTAACGACAGCCTCGACGAACAGTTTGCGTCAGTAACCGCCGCCGGACATCCCGCCGTCAGGGTCGTGCTGGATTCGATCGACACACTTGGACAAGAATTTTTCCGATGGGAGTTTGCGACCGCGACCGCAGGCTCCATTATGGATATAAACCCATTTAACCAGCCCGACGTCGAGTCCGCCAAGATCGAGGCTCGCAAGATCACAGACGAATACGAAACCACCGGCTCGCTACCCCCCGAAACGCCATTTTTCGCGTCTGAGAATATGTCGCTTTTCACGGGCAACGAATACGCAATGGAGTTGCTCGCCGCCGCCGAGGAAGAGACCGTTGCGGCAATAATTGATGCCCATTTATCACGGATCGGCGAGGGCGATTACTTCGGACTGCTCGGTTATCTTGCGATGAGTCCCGATAATGCACAGGTGATGCAAGCGATCCGCACATCAGTCCTCGAACGGTTTGAATGTGCGACGTGTCTCGGATTTGGCCCACGATTTCTGCATTCGACCGGCCAGGCATATAAGGGCGGCGGCAATAACGGCGTCTTTCTGCAGATCACGTCGGACGACGATTCTGACATTCAGGTTCCGGGACAGCGATACACATTCGGCGTGGTCAAGGCCGCACAGGCCCGCGGAGATTTCCAAGTACTCCTCGACCGCGGCCGCCGTGCACTTCGCGTTCACGTGGGCTCCGACGTTTCCGCCGGACTTCGCGAATTGTCGATAATTATTTGAACGGGCGACAACTTTCAGTTTCCGTCCCGTAATTTCGCCGCACATGCACAACACAAAAAAGGCCGATCTGATCGGCCTTTTTTAGGTTTGAGTTTTGTTTAAGTTGAACTATGGGGTCACAGGCGTCGTTTCGACAAATCTGGGCAGTGAGACAGATTGGTTCAGGTACACGCCAAATTCTGTGCCGGCTTTCACTGTCGCTTCTTCGCCCTTGGTCTGGGTCTCGGCGATCAGTCCGCCGACACCGCCGATGATGCCGCCGATGAGCGCACCCTTGCCGCCGCCGACCGCGCCGCCGAGGACTGCACCACCGACGCCGCCGCCGCCGATAAATTTCACCTTACGCAATTTCGTCTTGTCGCCTGAGGCGGTTCCCTCGTTGTCGCTCTTGGCACTCTTGCTGTCGAGTTCGGTCAGCGAACCATTTATCGTCCGCAAGGCTCCGTTCGGCATCCTGACAGATATAAAGCTTGCTCCGATCTCGCCGACATTTCCGCCCTTGTGCGCGGCCTTTACGGTATCCACCCTGCCGGTAACCGTCGAGCCGGTCGGTATTACGACCACGCCGGTCGACGAATAGACAGGTTCCGTAACGGTCGTCGTAAACGTATCGCCGACCTTGGCAGTCTTGGAAGAGATCGTCTTATTCATACGCACGCGGATCGTCGATCCGGACTCGACCGTAAAGAGCGGTATGACAGGAGCTCTAACGATCGGCTTTTTCGCGACCGGCCTCTTTTTCAGTACCGGTTTACGCTTCTGTGCTAGTCCATCGCTAACACCGATGGACATAATTACCGCCATAAACAACACAAAGGTTTTAATATTAAATATCTTTTTCATATCGGTTCACTCTCGATGGCCCATAAGTTCGCAGGCCGTGCTTTTGTATCAAATTCGGAGCGAATAGTTGCCCCGAACGATCGCTCTATAAACGACTATGTACCTATACAGATTACCATTTGTAAGTTGGAAAATAAATTGTGATCTTTTTTCTGAAATTCGCTTCTATTAGCACTGTACTCAAAGCGTCACAGTTAGTTTGTAATCTCCAGAAGTTGAATTAGCCCCCGGCCTGCCAAAGCCGGGGGTTAAGTCGTTAAAGGGAGAGTTTAAACATAATTTTGCAAGGAGAAACGTCTTTATGTCTTTAGCAACGCCGGCCTTCCTTCTATTCGCCCTTAACTTGCTTGACGCCCTTTTGACGATCGTCTGGGTACGTTCGGGCGTCGCTACCGAGGGAAATCAGCTGATGGCGTCGCTTCTGGACATTGGCAACGGCCCATTTCTCGCGGTGAAGATAGCGATGGGCACGATCGCCGCTTTCGTACTTGTCCGATGGGGCGGACGACCGCTGGCGAGATATGGAATGGCGATCGCGTTAGCGATATATATCGGCCTGATGGGAGTACATCTTTTCACGGGCTTGGCCGCATTTGGCTATGTCTCCGCCGACCAGATCAAGAATTTTACCGATATTCCGGGGCAGTTGTTCGCTTTCTTTGTTTGATCACAGAATATAAAATCGCTTCGGGCTCGTTGTTTCGAAATTGGAAACAACAGCCCGTTTTTTTTCGTACCTTAATACACAACGCAAAGGGATTTCGACGGCATCAAAATCCTTTGATAGTTTTATTTTGAGGTAATTTGGCATTATGAATAGGAACTCGATATATCAGGTTTCCGCACGGCAGATCTTGCTGCTCGCTTTTGCATCAGCATTGATCGCGGTCGGTGCGACGGCATTGCTTTACAACTACGGCAAGGATCTAATGGCGAAGAGCGGTTCTGACGTGACGCTTGCCGAGCAGGCACCGCCGCAGGGCATCACGGACCCGTCTCAGGTCTCAGACGAGCAAAACAGTATCGAGGTCTATCGGGCGATCTCACCGGGCGTAGCTTTTATCAATACGACATCTTATCAGCAGGATTTCTGGGGCGATGTGCAAGAGGGTAAGGGCAACGGTTCGGGCTCGGTGATCGACGCCGACGGCAATATCCTGACCAATTTTCACGTGATCGACGGCGCTCAAAAGCTGACCGTTAGCTTTGGCGGTGACAAGGTCTATCCGGCCAAGGTCGTCGGCGGTGACCCTGATACAGATCTCGCGGTCATCAAGATCGACCCGCCGCCGGGAATGACGGTCGTTCCGCTTGGCGATTCGGACAAACTCGTTGTCGGACAGAAGGTACTCGCGATCGGCAATCCGTTCGGACTTGACCGCACCCTTACCACCGGCGTCATCTCAGGTCTCCAACGCCCGATCCGTGCCCGAAACGATCGTCCGATCGATGCGGCGATTCAGACCGACGCATCCATCAACCCGGGCAATTCGGGAGGCCCTTTGCTCGATAAGTTCGGTAAGATGATCGGGATCAATTCACAGATACTGTCGCCCGCGGGCGGATCTGTTGGTGTCGGATTTGCCGTACCGGTCAATATCGCCAAACGCATCGTGCCACAACTGATAAAGTTTGGCGAAGTTCGACGGCCGAAACTAGGTGCATCGACCATCAGTGCCGCCGAGGTCAACAATCGGGGCTATCGACTGCCGATCGAAAACGGCCTGGTCATACAGCGTGTGGAGCCCGGCACGACAGCATTTAACGCGGGGCTTCGCGGCCTGACGCAAGCTCCGACGGGCGGCATTACGCTCGGCGACATTATCACATCGATCGATGGCGAAAAGATGGATAGTCTTGATGACCTCTACCGTTATCTGGATAAAAAACAGATCGGCGACACCGCTCAGGTCGAACTCTATCGCGGCGGCAAAAGTGTTACCGTTGCGGTCAAGTTGCTGGGCTCGCTGCCGGCGACTCGTACGACCCGTAAACTCGAATAGAACCTCAAAAGGTGCGGCAGACGCTATCAAGGGTCTGCCGCACTGCTCACAGATGACGGAAACGCACGATTTCTTTAACGAAGGTTACGGCTGGCAATGCCGTGTATGCTCGCGCGAAATGGAACTTGCCCGTGCCGACACCTCGACACTCCCGCTGTACTATCGACAGGGCGAGGCCGAGTCCCGCGGCCCTTTGCCGACCACCCAAGCACTCGCCCGTTGGACCGACGCGACCCGGCGTTCGTTGACCTGCCCGAGATGCGGTATTACAGAATTGATCGACATCAACTGAAGCCTGCATAGCTTATGCCCTGCCTGCGGCTCGTGATAGATTTATATCAATGATGCAAAAAGAGCTTGAGACGGCGATCGCGATCGCGCGCCTTGCCGGCAAGACAATACTCGAACACTACGCCACCGATTTTGAAACGCACCAGAAACTTGGTGCGGACAATCATTACGAACCGGTGACCATCGCCGACAGAGAGGCTAGCCGCATCATCGTCGAAGGCCTGGAGGCCGCGTTTCCGGATGACGCGATCCTGTCTGAAGAAGAGGTCGATGACATCGAAAAGCGGCTTGCCCGACGTCGGGTCTGGATAGTCGATCCGATCGACGGCACTGCCGGATTTGTCAAAAAAGATGGTGATTTCGGGGTTCAGATCGGTCTCGCCGAGGATGGCATACCGGTTCTTGGGGTCGTATTTTTACCCTTTTACGACGCTATGAGCTACGCGATGAAAGGCGGCGGTTCATTTACCCAAACGGGCGGCGAAACCCCTGTGCGAGTGACGGCATCGGCTCGCGACGATCTGACGTCAATGACGATCGCCGTGTCGCGCAATCACTTACCCGCCAGGATGAACCGAATCATCGAGCATTTTGGGTTTGCCGACGTCGTTCGCCGCGGTTCGGTCGGCCTCAAGGTTGGACTGATCGCCGACCGCACCTGCGATGTATACATTCATCCGAGTCCACGGACCAAGCTTTGGGACACGTGTGCACCGCAGATCATACTGGAGGAGGCGGGCGGTTCATTTACGGATCTTTTTGGCTTCCCTTTCCGCTACGATCGTGCCGAATTGCAGAATTTGAACGGAATACTTGCAACCAACGGAGCAGTCCACCGGCAGGCGGTCGAACGACTTGCTCCGCTGCTCCACGAATTTGGCCGCGTGCGTGTCTGAAGCGGAGTAGCGGAAAGTTTAACAGTTGTGCTTCCGTGATATGATTTAGGTGTCGGACAAAGGCAGAAATATGGAAAACGCGATCTGGATATTGTGGCTGATTCTCGGTGTTATCCTAGTGGTCGCCGAGGTTTTCACGCTCGGATTCGTCTTGCTTTGGTTTGGTGTCGGCGCTCTCGCCGCAGCACTACTCGGCTATTTGGGATTTGGGCTCGGATCGCAATTTGCGGCGTTTGCGGTCGTGTCAGTTGCTCTGACGGCGATGTCGCGGACGATATTTGCCAACTATTTCACGCACGGCGACGGAAATCGTCTAAAGATGGGTGTTGACTCGATGCCCGGCCAGATCGGAACGGTAACCACGGCCAGTAGCGGTTCGATGCTCGAGGCCGCGGTCAAGGTCTTTGGCTCGACGTGGACCGCGTTT
This is a stretch of genomic DNA from Chloracidobacterium sp.. It encodes these proteins:
- a CDS encoding trypsin-like peptidase domain-containing protein gives rise to the protein MNRNSIYQVSARQILLLAFASALIAVGATALLYNYGKDLMAKSGSDVTLAEQAPPQGITDPSQVSDEQNSIEVYRAISPGVAFINTTSYQQDFWGDVQEGKGNGSGSVIDADGNILTNFHVIDGAQKLTVSFGGDKVYPAKVVGGDPDTDLAVIKIDPPPGMTVVPLGDSDKLVVGQKVLAIGNPFGLDRTLTTGVISGLQRPIRARNDRPIDAAIQTDASINPGNSGGPLLDKFGKMIGINSQILSPAGGSVGVGFAVPVNIAKRIVPQLIKFGEVRRPKLGASTISAAEVNNRGYRLPIENGLVIQRVEPGTTAFNAGLRGLTQAPTGGITLGDIITSIDGEKMDSLDDLYRYLDKKQIGDTAQVELYRGGKSVTVAVKLLGSLPATRTTRKLE
- a CDS encoding bifunctional transaldolase/phosoglucose isomerase, which encodes MLNQFSFHLPASIETKFQSTIREWSDAGSVARIWNKDATLWTGTDEAVWLDWLEIVEAELGNAERYRSLAAEISDAGFESVLLMGMGGSSLCPEVLAMTFGKHNFHILDSTVPAQIAAVESKLDNSKTLFIVASKSGSTLEPNCFKQYFFDRVSQLVGAENAGKQFIAITDPGSKMEQVAQTDGFRHIFYGKPQIGGRFSALSAFGMTAAAAMGIDVEQFLQSTMPMVDACRSNDPNQNPGAALGIMLGVCHAAGRDKLTIFTTPEIHDLGAWMEQLVAESTGKIGVAIIPVDREKPQAAALYGSDRIFAFLSVAGNDSLDEQFASVTAAGHPAVRVVLDSIDTLGQEFFRWEFATATAGSIMDINPFNQPDVESAKIEARKITDEYETTGSLPPETPFFASENMSLFTGNEYAMELLAAAEEETVAAIIDAHLSRIGEGDYFGLLGYLAMSPDNAQVMQAIRTSVLERFECATCLGFGPRFLHSTGQAYKGGGNNGVFLQITSDDDSDIQVPGQRYTFGVVKAAQARGDFQVLLDRGRRALRVHVGSDVSAGLRELSIII
- a CDS encoding NfeD family protein — translated: MENAIWILWLILGVILVVAEVFTLGFVLLWFGVGALAAALLGYLGFGLGSQFAAFAVVSVALTAMSRTIFANYFTHGDGNRLKMGVDSMPGQIGTVTTASSGSMLEAAVKVFGSTWTAFPVDGESVLVQGEKVEIVEVKGSSVFVRKMTNELPEWRRES
- a CDS encoding 3'(2'),5'-bisphosphate nucleotidase CysQ produces the protein MMQKELETAIAIARLAGKTILEHYATDFETHQKLGADNHYEPVTIADREASRIIVEGLEAAFPDDAILSEEEVDDIEKRLARRRVWIVDPIDGTAGFVKKDGDFGVQIGLAEDGIPVLGVVFLPFYDAMSYAMKGGGSFTQTGGETPVRVTASARDDLTSMTIAVSRNHLPARMNRIIEHFGFADVVRRGSVGLKVGLIADRTCDVYIHPSPRTKLWDTCAPQIILEEAGGSFTDLFGFPFRYDRAELQNLNGILATNGAVHRQAVERLAPLLHEFGRVRV